The genomic window TCACAGTAGGCGCAAAGTCCCCCCTGCCCCTTGAACAGGGTTTGTCGCAACTCACCATAACAATCCCGCCCTTCGTTTCGCAGATCTTCCCAGGAGCCCGACGGGTTTTCGGCGCGAAATTGCTGAAGGCAGGCCGGCTCCGCCGGCTTGAGGCACCGCTTCATGGGGATTGCATCCGCCGTTTGGTGCGCAACAGAATCTCCGCTTTGGTCAATGCCGGGTCATCGTCCCCAATCTGCGACATCAACTCCCGCAGAAATCCCTCCGCTTCCTCCGTACTGCCCTGATTGATCAATACGGAAAGCCGATGCAGTGCGTCGGATACCTCCCCCGGAGGCCGGGTCGGGGTGCCCATCACCTGGGACAGCACACGTCCACTCTCCGCCCCGTAAGTGCTGCTCCCCGGCGAATGGACCCCGCCATCCTGGAGAATGAACAGGTTTTCCGGACGCACCGTGGTCACAATCTGCGGACTGTGCGTGCTGGCCAGAAGTTGCGTGTTGGGGAATATCGTCCGCAAGGTGGGGATCACCCGATGCTGCCAGGTGGGGTGCAGGTGCAGATCGATCTCGTCGATCATCAGGATGCCCGGCGCTTGCAGCGGATCGGGCAGATGGGGGTTGGCCACCGCCAGCCGCCGCGCGAAGTCCAGCACCAGCCCCAACAGGTTGCGATAACCGTCGCTCAACTGCTCCAGCGTGTAAACCGTCGAAGCACCGTCCGCCTTCCTCAAAGCCACCTTCAACACCGGCGGGGCCCCATCGAAAAAGACCCGCTCCACGTCCCCCAACAGGATCTTCAAAGCGTTGCGCGCCGCTTTCAGATCAGGCAGCTCGAAGCCGAAGCCCTCGGGATGAACCCGCTGCTCCCGCATTTCCATGTTCTCCCGCAGATAGAACCACTGGCACATTGCCCGATAGTTGCCCCCGGCGTCCAAAGCGTCGATGAAGGCGGTGTGACGCTCCAAA from Magnetococcales bacterium includes these protein-coding regions:
- a CDS encoding AAA family ATPase; translated protein: MKLAHITIDNFRCFQKLDLDLHPECNLFVGINGAGKTAILDALALALARIVEANLGIEGNVWDSSYIKGLLKRTDISIPFNLGPRENPVKPVISFDTVFKTPILQVRVGGNEIRTHQKYDFTQQGDPTISKSNDGIDQYFYNLSFAILSSPETPTPYPVVAYYRATRRLSGMPEMGDIFQVTLERHTAFIDALDAGGNYRAMCQWFYLRENMEMREQRVHPEGFGFELPDLKAARNALKILLGDVERVFFDGAPPVLKVALRKADGASTVYTLEQLSDGYRNLLGLVLDFARRLAVANPHLPDPLQAPGILMIDEIDLHLHPTWQHRVIPTLRTIFPNTQLLASTHSPQIVTTVRPENLFILQDGGVHSPGSSTYGAESGRVLSQVMGTPTRPPGEVSDALHRLSVLINQGSTEEAEGFLRELMSQIGDDDPALTKAEILLRTKRRMQSP